Genomic DNA from Blattabacterium cuenoti:
TAAAAATATAAATAATGCAATTTTTGTAGGTCATTCTATGGGTGGATATATTTCTTTGTCTATTGCAGAAAAATATCCAAAATTATTTTCTGGATTATGTCTTTTACATTCTACAGCATCATCTGATAATCAAGAAAAAAAAAAAGTTCGTATTAATTCAATTCAATTAATAAAAAAAAATTATTCATTATTTATTGAAAAAAGTGTAAAAAGTTGGTTTAATCCAAAAAAAATTTTTTTATTAGAAAAAGAAATTAATTTTATAAAAAAAATAGCTAAATCAACATATCTTGATTGTATAATTCCTTTATTAATAAGTATGGCATTTCGTAAAAATAGACAATTTTTGTTAAAAAAAACACTATTTCCAAAATTATATATAGTTGGAAAATATGATTTAATTTTAGATAAAAATAAAATATATAAAGAAATAAAATCAGGATTTAAAACTAATATTATAGAAATTCCTACTGGACATATGGGCCATATTGAATGTCCAGATTTATTATTAAAAATAATAAAAAATTTTATACATTTTATTTATAGAAAATGAAACTTTTTAAAAAAGTTATTAGAAAAATATATTTACAAAAAAGATTTTTTTTATCAAAAAAAAATATTGATAATTTAAGTTTTAAAATTTTTTTTCAAATAAAAAAAATATCTATATGGGATAAAAAATATTATCATATTTTTTTACCAATAAAAAAATTTAATGAAGTTAATACATTAATTATTGTTAATTTTTTATTAAAAATAAATAAATATATTACTGTTCCAGTATCAAATTTTAATAATAATTCTATTAATAATTGTCTTTTTATAAAAAAAAATTATATAAAAAAAAATAAATATGGTATTTTAGAACCTAAAAATAAAATATTTATACCTCCTATTTTTATTGATGTAATATTTATCCCTTTATTAATGTTTGATTTTAATGGATATAGAGTAGGATATGGAAAAGGTTTTTACGATAATTTCTTACAATCATGTAACAATAATGTTATTAAAATAGGA
This window encodes:
- a CDS encoding alpha/beta fold hydrolase produces the protein MKKNLVHTIDNFNLFSLNNKNIPTIILIHGFMGNINVWNNLYNSLYNKYKFILVDIPGHGNNIFYKNYNYTIDNIANDIIDNILNKNINNAIFVGHSMGGYISLSIAEKYPKLFSGLCLLHSTASSDNQEKKKVRINSIQLIKKNYSLFIEKSVKSWFNPKKIFLLEKEINFIKKIAKSTYLDCIIPLLISMAFRKNRQFLLKKTLFPKLYIVGKYDLILDKNKIYKEIKSGFKTNIIEIPTGHMGHIECPDLLLKIIKNFIHFIYRK
- a CDS encoding 5-formyltetrahydrofolate cyclo-ligase, with product MKLFKKVIRKIYLQKRFFLSKKNIDNLSFKIFFQIKKISIWDKKYYHIFLPIKKFNEVNTLIIVNFLLKINKYITVPVSNFNNNSINNCLFIKKNYIKKNKYGILEPKNKIFIPPIFIDVIFIPLLMFDFNGYRVGYGKGFYDNFLQSCNNNVIKIGLNFFNPKYFIKDINNNDLRLDIGVTPNNILFFNNLIEKKFKNIPYNNSNHH